AAGACGGTAGCCAGCGGGTCACGGCGGTTCGCCGCCCTGAACCATTCGATTGGGTCCAGCGGGTTGGAGTAGAGCGCCAGGGACTCCAGCACCGTCGTCTTGCCCGAATCATTCCCCCCTACCAGCAGGTTCACACGTCCAAGCCCCGTCAGCTCCAGCTCCTGGAGACCGCGAAGGCGGTGAATGGTCAGTGCGTCGAAAAGCAGGCCCATCAGGGTTCTCCCACTCCCTCCGTAGCACGTCTCGAACAGGCTCTTCCCGGGCGAGGCGCGCTCCGCGCAGCGAGCATATACACGCCCTCCTGGTACCGAGCCCAGGCTTCCGCGGTACCGCCGCGCTTCTCCGCCTGGCGCGGGATGGGACGGGAGGCACGAAGTTCGACTGTTCTCATTCCATCAATGGGGAATTCCGCCGGGGCTCCGAGTCGCTTTCCTCCCGGGGTACCAGCCGCGGACCACAGCACGACGGAGACCACCCAGGCCCAGCAATGCAGCTTCATGAAGACGCCCCTTCGTTGCAGTTGCCACGAGCCCAGTCGAACGGCCGGGAGGCGGTCCAACAAGACACCTCCATACGACAACTATCGTAGTTCCCACCGCTCCGCTTTCTTTACCGCGCAGGGAGGACGGTGCTCCCCTGGGCGGCCCCGTGAGCAATCCCTGCTCCGGACGTCTGGAGCTCCCATGCGCGGTTCGTTGCAGTCCTTTTCCGTGGCGATGGTGTTGCTGGTCGGTCTGCTCGCGGGCGGTCCCGCTTCAGCACACGAGTCGCTCCGTGAGCGCATCGAGGCCTTCGTGCGCGCGGAGCAGCAGCGGATGGAGGTGCCGGGGGTCGCCGTGGCGGTCGTGAGCCACGGCAGGGTCATCCTGGCGAAGGGGTATGGCTTCTCGAACCTGGAGCATCAGGTTCCCGTCACCCCGGACACCCTCTTCCAGTCCGGCTCCCTGGGCAAGCAGTTCACCGCCATGGCGGTGATGCTCCAGGTGGAGGCGGGCCGCATCTCGCTGTCCGACAGCATCACGAAGTACTTCCCCGACGCGCCCGCGTCGTGGGCCCCCATCACGATTCGCCACCTGCTGACGCACACCTCCGGCGTCGGGGACCACCTGGATGCGCTGACTGATTTTCGCAAGGACTACACGGACGCGGAGTTCGCGCAGCTCATCTATGCGCAGCCCCTGAACTTCCCCGCTGGCCTGCGCTGGAGCTACAGCAACTCCGGCTACGTCCTCCTGGGCCTCCTGGTGAACCGGGTCGCGGGCACCTCCTACGTCAACGTCCTGGGCGAGCAGGTCTTCAAGCCCACCCGCATGAAGACGGCGCGAGGCATCAGCGAGGCGGACATCGTTCCGAATCGCGCGGCAGGTTACCGCCTGCTCGACGGGGTGGTGAAGAACCAGGATTGGGTCTCTCCCTCCCTCAACACCACGGCGGATGGCTCGCTCTACTTCTCCCTGAAGGACCTGCTGGCGTGGGATGAGGCCGTGGATGACCGCGCCATCCTGACGAAGGGGAGCTGGCGGGAAATCCTGAGTCCCGTGAAGCTCTCCAGCGGAGCCCCCTATCCCTATGGCTTCGGGTGGTTCCTCAATGAGCGCAACGGCCGGCCCGTGCAGCAGCACTCCGGCGCATGGCAGGGCTTCAAGACCTCCTACTACCGCTTCCCCGCGGACTCCCTGTCCATCATCGTGCTGCTCAACCTCTCGGAGGCGAACCCCGCGGCCTTCGCCAATGGCATCGCCGCCATCGTCAACCCCGCGCTCGCGGTGCCTCCGCTGGCCGCCATTCCGGACCTCGAGCCGGAGGTCACCGCCCGGCTCGCGACGCTGCTCGAGCAGACGCGGGCCGGAGCGCTGGACCCGGCCGAGTTCGCGTACATGCCCGGGTGGTTCTTCCCGGAGGAGGCGCCGTTCTACCAGGCGCTGCTGCAGCGCCTGGGGCCGTCGGGGCCACTCGTCCTGGCAAGGCGGGAGGTGCTGGGGGATGACCGCGTCTACACGTACCTGGTGCAGGTCGGCTCCACGACGCTGCGCTACCGGGTGGCGCTCATCCCGGATGGCCGGGTGTCCGCCTTCTCGCTGAGCCCGAACTAGTCTCTCGGCAAAGAGGTCTTGAAGGGTTCAGGCGGCTGCGGTGAGCGCCGCCTGAACCTGGGGATATGCCCGCCCGGGCCTGGTGCGGGCGCGCTCCTCAGTCCACGATGAAAAGCCTGGCCCCGGTCTCTGTCGACGAGCGGTGGGCCCCGTCGTCATCGGAGACCTGGTAGCTCATCATCGGCCCGAGCTCGAAACGCCGGCCGTCCTTCAGCTCCGTGAGCAGCGTTCCCTCGAGCACGAGCAAGATATGTCCGCGGCTGCACCAGTGGTCCGCCACGTACCCGGGTGTGTACTCAACGAGCCGGACCCGGATGTCTCCCGCCTGGAGCGTCCGCCAGAGCGCCTTCCCAGAAGCCCCCGGGTGCTCCGTGGGCTGGAGCGTGCTCCAGTCCGTTGTGCAGAAGGGAATGTTCGAGATCTTCACAAGTGACTCCTTCCAGCGGCACAGCTCGTGCGGCACCTCCGGGGGAGGCTGGGCCTTCACTCTACCCCGTCAGAATCTCTGTGCCGACTCACGGCCGCACGGTGATGCGGAACCCGGTCCGAGCGGCGGTCTGCCGTGGCGCGTAGGAGTCCACGCACGTCAGGTCGAACACCGTGGACCCTTCCATCCTCGGCACCCCACTGACCACGCCGGTGGCGGGGTCCATGCTCAGTCCAGGCGGCAGGCTGCCGCTGACCGTCCACGTCCACGGGGTGTTGTACGCGGCCTCGCCGTCGCGGGCGACGCGGGCCTGGTACCTCTGGCCGACCTTGCCGTCCGGCAGCTGCTGCGAGGGGATGGACGGCCCGTCGCTGAATGCCGCCGCGGCGGTCATCGCGCCGGCGGTGAGGCCGACGAGCAGGTCGATGCCGCCGACCGCCCAGGCGCGGGCCGGGCCGTAGCTGGCCGTGTCCTTGGCGCCGAAGCGGACCGCCTGGATGAGGCCGGGCACCGCCGCCAGACCCGCCTGCGCCTTGGCGTAGTCGTTGGGCAGGCCGCCGCTGGCGGTGAAGCCAAGCTGGCCGGAGGCCAAGGTGACCGCGATGACCGGGCCCAAGGTGACATCACCGAGGTTCTTCAGCGCCGGCACCTTCACGCGGTCGAACAGGTACAGGTACACCACGGTCCACGACAGGAGGGCATTGGCCGCCGCGAACGCGAACGCGCCGGTGGCGTGGTCGTTGTCCCAGTCCTTGCCGCTGACCGGCGGGCAGGCGGCCATCATCCCCGCGCTGGCGACCAGGAAGGCGTTCGAGCCTCCGACAAAGGCGGCGGGGCCGAAGCCCGGTGCCCGGCTGGCCGGTAGGACCGGGATGACGTCCGCCGCGGCGTTGGTGAACGCGCCCGCCATCCCCATGACGCCGCAGACGCCCTTCACGAGCTTCATGTTCTTGACGAAGCCCGGGTCGGCGAACAGGGCTGCCCGGGCCTCGGGGTTGGCGTCGCGCCCGCTCCACATCGGCGCGGGCAGCGTCGGGAACCTGCCGCCGGGGAACGGGCTGCTCTTCACGCCATGGACGAGCTTGTACGCGGTGGTGGTGAGGAACGCGCCAATCAGGCTGATGAGGCCGCCGAGCGTCAGGTCATCGCGGTCCGGCACGCCGCTCTGCTGGTGAAGCCACGAGTACAGGCTGTTGACGGGCCCCAGTGGGAGCGGGAGGTCCAGCACCGCCTTCAGGCCGTCCGCCACGCCGGTGAGCAGCCCCACCGCCGCCTGCAGCACGTGGTCCAAGGCCTTCAGCGCGGCGACGATGAGCTGCTCGAGGATGTCGATGAGCGCGACCATGCTCGCCTTCGCCGCCGCGGCCGGGTCCGCCGGGTTGGTGATTTGCGACAGCAGGATGTTGAGGTCGCCGAGCACCGCCTGGAACTCGTGGCTCAGGTCGGTCTCACCGAGCCGCGTGAGGAAGGTCGTCCACGCGGCATCTATCTTCGGGTCGATGGCCCCCCCGTTCGCATTCGCGGTCAGGGTGGCGAGCATCCGGGGACTGACGGTCTGGTCGAGCAGCCAGGTCCCCTGCGGGTTGCTGTGCAGCTCCTCGGGGGAGATGACGGTCTTCGTCTCGTTGTTCGTCACGGCCGGCAGCACGTTCGCCGCGTTCCCCACGGGCTGCCCGAGGTACTGCGCCTTGATGGCCTCGAAGTAGCCGTGGGTGGCGGCTTCCTGCTTCTCGAACCAGCCGTGCAGCTGCCCGCCGTAGTGCGAGAACGTCGACGAGGCAAAGGCGGCCATCTGGTGCAACCCGGACTCCAGCGCCTTCTTCGTCTCCCAGATGTCCTTGAAGGAGAACAGCGCGGTGAGCCAGTCGACCAGCTTCTCCACGGCCGTGACGACCAGGCTCACGACGGCCTCGACGGCCCGCACGGCGGTCTCGACGGTGTCGATGAGCATGTTGGCGAGCTCGACGAAGGCCTCGCCAATCTTGATGAACACGATGGTGACCGTGTCGACGATGACCTTCGCCACCTCGATGACGCCGTTCTTGATGCCCTCCCAGACGTCGCCGACCCAGTTGGCGAAGTCGTCCCAGATGCCCTGGTACCGAGGGTGGGCGCGCATCGCGGCGCGGTGTGCCTCGGCTTCCTCGGCGGAGGTGAACTCGTGGTAGGCGAGGGCGCCGACGGCCGCCGCGGGCGACAGGTCCGGGCCGATGGCGAAGCCATGGATGGCCGGCGCTGGCCCGGCGCCGGTGCGCAGCGCGGACTTCATGGGCTGGCCGGCGGCCTTGCGGAAGACATTGCCGGTGCTGGCCACGACCTGGTTGCAGCCGTCGAGCCGGGTGCCGGGCTTCACCACGGGCTGCTTGCCGGAGGTCTCGGCGGCCAGCAGCGCTTCGCCGCTGAACAGCCCGTCCTGAGAGGGCAGCGGCGAGTTGCCAGCGAGGTATTCGTGGACGGCCGCGGCCGGCTGAACGATTGCGCCGTTCTCCAGTCCCGAGGCGTCCACGTGCAAGGTGGCCGGCAGCAGGCCGTCGGCGGGAGTGGCGATGGTGACCTTCCCCAGGCCGTTGGTCAGCACCTCGACGCTGTGCCCGGGACCGACCAGGTACGAGGCACCGTCGACCTGGATCTCCACCAGCGTCTCCGCGCTGAGCTGCACCGGCCGCCACGCCATCGGGTTGCCACGCCTGTCCCGCAGGGTCACGGAGCTGACGTAGTGGTTCACCAGGTGCGGGCTGCCGGTGGCGGCCAGCCGGACCTTGTCGCGGGACCAGCGAATCGACGTGACGTCCTGGGTGTGGACCGCGTACTTGTCCGCCGCCGAGGCGACGCCGGACAGCTTCACCAGCTGGCTGGGCAGGTAGTCCGGGTAGGGGTCGAGGGCGAACGAGACGACGTCAGGCACCAGCCCGACCCAGGTCGGCACGGTCGCTGGCGCGGCGGCCGTGGGTTCGGCATGCGCGTGCTCCGCGCCGCCAGCCAGCGGGGGAGTGTTCGTCGACCGCGACCACACCGGAACGCCGCCCGCGTCCCAGCTCACCTGGTGCAGCACCTTGAGCCGGTCGGTTGTCTTCCCACCGCTCGGCAGCGTGTCCGGGCCAATTCCATACACATGCATCAGACCATTGACGTCGAGCCACGACTTCGCGGTGAGCACGCCCAGGCCCTCGGTGTAGCGGTACTGCCCGTCGGGCGCCCCCGCGGCCATGTTCCAGCTGACCAGCTGACCGGCGGTGTTGAGGTACACCACGCCGATGTCGGGCATGTCGTAGGACCGGTAGACACCGACAATCTCCCGTGCGTCCGAGGCAATCGCGCGGGACGGCAACCCGTCGTTCGCGGCGCACCGCACCAGCTTGTTTCCGATACGCCAGTACGCGACCGAGTAATACGGCCGATGCGCGAACTGCGACGTCGAGGTGACCACCCCGCCGACGAGCTGGTCGAGCGTGCCCGGGTTCGCCGCGAGGCCCCATATGCCGAACCGGTACGCGGCGTTCATTCTCGCGCCCAGCGTGAGGACCGAGCCGTCCTGGACGTCGATGGCGGTGACGTGCGGCTTCGTCCCGTCGTAGTACACGAACATGTTCCGGACGCCGGAAATCCCATGGCCGGACTCCGAGCGGACCGCATGCGGCACGGCCGTCCACGTGCAGAGGACGTTCCCCTTGTCGTCGGTGGAGGACAACCTCAGTCCCCGGGGGATGTTGCCGTCTCCACCGTTGTAGATGGCCCAGAGGGTGAAGTCCTGGGGATGCACCACGACGAGCACTTCGGTGGCCCGGATCGCCTCGGCATTCTCGCCGAGCACGGGGCGCTGCCGCCACCCGGTCTCGGACCCGGCGCGCTCCAGGTAGGTCAGCTGCCCTTCGGTGTCGACGATGAGCGCCTCCTCCTTGCCTCCCCGGAACGGGTTGGCGAACAGCGCGACAGTCCCGTAGCCGTCCTTGATGGACAGCTCGTCGGCGGCCACGGCGTCCTGCATCAGCAGGCACGACACGGTGGCGGAGCCCGGCCGGCCGAGGTCGGCGTCGTCGGGGACTGGAGCGGCATCCGCCCGGAAGACGGAAGAGCAGGCACGCGTAACGCTCATGGTGAGGTCTCTGGTCGAAGGTGGTGGCTGAGGTGATGAGCAACTGTCGTGCCCTGCCACCACCTCGGAGTGCCTGCCAGGGCGTGAGGGCCACTGGCTATCCCTTCGCGTTCTTCCGAGACGCGTCCGCGTCCTGCAGGCACGCCGGGCCGTGCGCTGCTGGAGGGAGGCCCCGTTTCGCGAAGCCATGACGCTGCATTCATTACGTCATGCTTGTGTCATTGCATTCGTCGCTCAGACGCGCACACCGCGCTCTCCGAAGGAGGTGGTCGAACTCCAGCGCAGTGATTCTCTTCATGGACGCCTCGAAGGCCGGGCGGTCCTTCGCGAAGCGCATGAAGAGCCTGCTGACGCCGAGCCGGCGGTGGGTGCCGAACAGCGAGAAGATGAGCCACGCCCCCACGCCTCGCGCATCGACCACGTTGAAGACCAGGTCCGAGACGGCCAGGAAACATGGCCGCCAGCACTCCACCCTCAACCCGGAGTGAGGCGCCTCAGCGGAAGGCCGCGACGTTGCGCTCCACCCAGGCGGAGAACGGGCTCGCCGGCCGCCCGAGCACCCGCGCCACGTCGGGACTGATGCGCTGCTCCTCCTCCGTCGGCGTCCCCAGGATGTCGAGCGTGCCTTCGGCGACGGGCTCGGGCATGAACCGCAGCATCATCGCCCGGGCCTCGTCGCGGCTCCACTCCACGAAGCGCAGCGGCGTTCCCAGGGCCTCCGCGACGGCCGCGGCCTGCTGACGCGGGGAGATGGCGGTGGGGCCGGTGAGCGCGTACACCTTGCCGGCATGGCCGTCCTCACGGAGCACGCGGTCCGCGACGGCCGCGATGTCCGCCGGGTCAACGACGGGGAGCGCCACATCGGCGAAGGGCGCCGCGACGCTGCGCTCGGCGCGCACCGAGGCGGCCCACGCCAGGGCGTTGGAGGCGAAGCCACCAGGCCGCAGAAACGTCCAGCGAACCGCCGAGTCCCGAAACACGCCCTCGATGGCGCGCAGGTGCGCATGGGAAGGCGCCGAGGGGCGAGTGGCGGCGGCGAGGGACGACAGCAGCACCAGGCGCGGTACGCGAGCCGCCTCCAGGTGCGTCCGCAGTGCCTGGGGATCAACCCCCTCGCCTCCGCCAGGAACGAGCAGGAAGACACCCGCCGCGCCCCGAAGATGGGGTGCCAGCGACGCGGGAGTGGACAGGTCTCCCTGGACATGTCGGACCCGCCGCGGGAGGGGCTCCGCGGGGGCCTTCCGCGCCACCGCCACCACCTCCTCTCCCGCCTCCGCCAGCAGCCGCACCAGCTCCCGCCCCACGTTGCCCGTTGCTCCCATCACGACCATCATCCGCATGCTCCTCGAAAAGGGTGTCCCCCTTTCGATAGCGGTCGCGGCGACGCAGCGTCACTCGCTGACGAAGGACCTCCACCCTTTCCAGTAACCTCCGAGTTACCAACATGGCGCTCAAGGTCAGGAAGAACCGGGCCACTCCACCGGCCGACATCGTCCGGCCCCGACGCAGCAAGGGCGTGAAGACGGGAGAGGAATGCCCGCTCAACCGCTCGATGGAGCTGCTCAGCGGGGCGTGGGCGCCCCACGTCATCTACTACCTGAGCGCCCAGCCCCGGCGCTTCGGCGAGCTGCGCCTCGACATCGCGGACGTCTCCGCGCGGGTGCTCAGTCAGCGCCTGCGGGAGCTCGAAGCCAGGGGCGTGGTCGCGCGCACCACCGTGCCCACCACGCCTGCGTCGGCCGAGTACGCACTCACCGAGCTGGGGCGAGAGCTGCTCCCCATCATCCAGGCCATCGCGGACGTTGGCCGTCGCCTCCAGAACCGTCCCGTGCAGCACCGGAGCCGCGTGGGGCCACGGAGCGCGGTGAATCCACGGGCCCTCGGAGCGCAGCCCCCGCCCATGCTGGAAGCACGGTGAACGTCATGATTCTCGCCACGTGTCATTGCGGTCGCGTGTCGCTCGAGGTGCAGTCCGAGCCAACCGACGTCACCGAGTGCAACTGCTCCATCTGTCGCCGCTACGGCGTGCTGTGGGCGTATTACTCGCCCCGGCAGGTCCGCGTTGTTGCGGAAGGCTCTGCCCAGGACACCTACCAATGGGGCGAGCAGAGGGTTGCCTTCCATCGTTGTGCCCACTGCGGCTGCGTCTCGCACTGGGCTTCGTTGGACCCGGAGCGCGACCGCATGGGCGTCAACGCCCGGCTCATGCCGCTCGAGCTTCTATCGAAGGTGCGCGTGCGGCACCGCGACGGCGCCGACACCCGGCAGTACCTCGACTGACGCCACTGACACTCAGGAGCATGAAGAGAGGGTAGCCCACGCGAAGTGCCTGGTGCGCCAAGCGTCAGCGGAAGCAGCCCTCGGTGGCGCGAGCAAGCTGGAACGCAGGGAGAGTCCCGTGTTTGCCGGGGCCCTGCACGGCATTGCCAACAGGGACCCGGAGTGGCTCTGGCGCAGCCTCACGTACGGATGCCGACAGCCCATGTGTCGGGAAGAACGTCGCGCTCAGCAGATCCTGGCGATCAACACAGCGCAGACAGTCGCGCCCTGCAGCCCGGAGCACCGACCGTGCTTGACACAGACCGGTTTGCCGGTGGCGGGAGACCTACACCAGATGACTTCGGCGCGGCAGTTGGCCGCAGTGGCGGTGACGCGCCCCGTCTCGTCCACCTGGATGACAGGAGCAACCTCTTCGCCGGCCACGTCCTTGAGCGTCGCGAGACTTCCGTCGGGCAGGGTGGCGACCTCCTCCTGTCCCTCCAGCCCCGGCGCTCCCTCAACCCCTCCACAACCCACGAGCACAGCGGCGACCAGCGACAACAAGACATACTTTTTCACGAGATGCTCCCCAGTGTTTGCTCGGCACGTGTTTGTGCCTCAGTGGAGCCGCGTGTCTGCCCTCCGTCGGGTGAACCGCGTCTCCAATTTGGAGAGGCGAAAGACCGAGAGTCGTCCCAGGAAAGAATTTCGAGGGATTTTCGTGCCGGGTTTCTACCCGGTCAGGACGTGGGCTGGGGCGTGGAGGGCACCCGGCGCCTTCCCGGCTGGGGCCCGAGTAGGGAGCCAATCCGCCAGCGCGGGTTCGAGTCCCGCCGCATCCATCACGCCAGCCGGTCTCAGTTTCCTCGCCGCCTCCTATTCCCTGGCTGCTGTATCTGTGCGATGGACGTGCCTCGCCATGTGCTACGACTGGCAAATAACGGTGCTTCCGTCCTTCTTGCATTCCTTGCAGGATTCCTCCATCCACGTGCCCGAACGGCACACGAGCATCTCATTGGCGTTGGCGCGATGGCATTGTCTCCTGCCCTCATCGGCTAGGCGGCAGTAGTCGCCACCCCGTGCCTCATAGTCGACGCAGACGATACCCCTATCAGACCACTCCATGCAGCCCTGCGCACAATCCACCATCCGTAGTCGCCCGTTTTCACAGACGAGGCCGGTACTGTCTGCGCTACAGACTTCGTCGCTGTGATCACAAGGGTCACCGACCGAAGGTCGGCAACCTGTAGTCAGCGCGAGCAGGAGAAATGGCAGAATTTTCTTCATGGTGGACTTTCCAGTTCGCCGTAAGACGTCTTGCCCGTTATTGAAGTTTGGAACAGTTAGTTCGAACGCTGGAGTGAAATCGCCTTTCGTATCAATATCAGGGCTTGGTAAGGTTTCAATGACGTCCAGACACTTCTAGAGGCTCGTTGATTTTTGGAACAGTCAATTCGAACTCCCAACCGGAAGGAGTTTGAAGTCTTTTGGCCTTGTCTTCAGGCTCTTCGGCCGGGAGCTTCGGTGTCACGATGGCGCTCACGCACTTGTTGAAGGCGGCAGCGCACACCTTCTTAGCCGCATCATCAGCAGCGGCGGTGGTGCACGCCGACTGCTGCGTCTTGCAAAGCTCTGTCTGCGTCGTCACGTACTCGTTCAGCTTCTTCACGAGTTCCGCACGTTCGGCGTTCGCGGAAGGACGAGCAGGCATGGCGATGCTCTGGATCATTTTCAGGGCATTGACCTGCAGTTCGACGTACGCCTGCTGGGAGGTGAAGAAGCCGTTTGCTCTCGCTTCACAAAGGCGGTACAGAAATTCACGAGCAAGCAATACCTGATGCGACCTCCCTCCCAACTCGGCGACCGTCACTGCGAGCTTGTAGGTGGCCTGAAGATTGAGCGAGGCATTGCTCGAAGTGGAGCTTGAAAGGTTCGAAGAAACTGACCGATTGTACCGACGTTCCGTGGCCTCCTCATAAGCTAGTATGGCGTCACGCAGGTCCTTACGGAGTGCTTCGTTTTCCTCTGACAGAGCCGCGCTGTTCGCAGCGGATGCAGACTGTGTAAGGGAGGCCGCAGCGCTCAGAGAACCAGAGCCGGACTGCTCGGAGCCAAGCGCGACATCGGGCATTGGCTCGGCGCAATAAACGGATTTGGCGTTCTCCTCGCGGAGAAAGGCAAGTCGTAGGTCACCAGAGGTAGAGAATGCGACTGAGCTATCCCCGCCGTCCGACCGTTCGTGCTCGCTGAGCTTGACCCTGCGCTGGGGCACGGCATAGGGAGAGAAGATGGAGCAGCCTGCCAGCATCGGCATGAGCAGCATGACGAGTATTCTCACTGCCCCTTGGCAATCATGGACTGAGCGATTCATGTTCCCCTCGTGCGGTGCGGCCTGCACCTAACGTGACGGTCGCGCCCGCAGGAAAAGGTACGTCAGATTGGGTGGACAATGAATTTTCTA
The Pyxidicoccus xibeiensis DNA segment above includes these coding regions:
- a CDS encoding serine hydrolase domain-containing protein, with the translated sequence MRGSLQSFSVAMVLLVGLLAGGPASAHESLRERIEAFVRAEQQRMEVPGVAVAVVSHGRVILAKGYGFSNLEHQVPVTPDTLFQSGSLGKQFTAMAVMLQVEAGRISLSDSITKYFPDAPASWAPITIRHLLTHTSGVGDHLDALTDFRKDYTDAEFAQLIYAQPLNFPAGLRWSYSNSGYVLLGLLVNRVAGTSYVNVLGEQVFKPTRMKTARGISEADIVPNRAAGYRLLDGVVKNQDWVSPSLNTTADGSLYFSLKDLLAWDEAVDDRAILTKGSWREILSPVKLSSGAPYPYGFGWFLNERNGRPVQQHSGAWQGFKTSYYRFPADSLSIIVLLNLSEANPAAFANGIAAIVNPALAVPPLAAIPDLEPEVTARLATLLEQTRAGALDPAEFAYMPGWFFPEEAPFYQALLQRLGPSGPLVLARREVLGDDRVYTYLVQVGSTTLRYRVALIPDGRVSAFSLSPN
- a CDS encoding Ig domain-containing protein, whose translation is MSVTRACSSVFRADAAPVPDDADLGRPGSATVSCLLMQDAVAADELSIKDGYGTVALFANPFRGGKEEALIVDTEGQLTYLERAGSETGWRQRPVLGENAEAIRATEVLVVVHPQDFTLWAIYNGGDGNIPRGLRLSSTDDKGNVLCTWTAVPHAVRSESGHGISGVRNMFVYYDGTKPHVTAIDVQDGSVLTLGARMNAAYRFGIWGLAANPGTLDQLVGGVVTSTSQFAHRPYYSVAYWRIGNKLVRCAANDGLPSRAIASDAREIVGVYRSYDMPDIGVVYLNTAGQLVSWNMAAGAPDGQYRYTEGLGVLTAKSWLDVNGLMHVYGIGPDTLPSGGKTTDRLKVLHQVSWDAGGVPVWSRSTNTPPLAGGAEHAHAEPTAAAPATVPTWVGLVPDVVSFALDPYPDYLPSQLVKLSGVASAADKYAVHTQDVTSIRWSRDKVRLAATGSPHLVNHYVSSVTLRDRRGNPMAWRPVQLSAETLVEIQVDGASYLVGPGHSVEVLTNGLGKVTIATPADGLLPATLHVDASGLENGAIVQPAAAVHEYLAGNSPLPSQDGLFSGEALLAAETSGKQPVVKPGTRLDGCNQVVASTGNVFRKAAGQPMKSALRTGAGPAPAIHGFAIGPDLSPAAAVGALAYHEFTSAEEAEAHRAAMRAHPRYQGIWDDFANWVGDVWEGIKNGVIEVAKVIVDTVTIVFIKIGEAFVELANMLIDTVETAVRAVEAVVSLVVTAVEKLVDWLTALFSFKDIWETKKALESGLHQMAAFASSTFSHYGGQLHGWFEKQEAATHGYFEAIKAQYLGQPVGNAANVLPAVTNNETKTVISPEELHSNPQGTWLLDQTVSPRMLATLTANANGGAIDPKIDAAWTTFLTRLGETDLSHEFQAVLGDLNILLSQITNPADPAAAAKASMVALIDILEQLIVAALKALDHVLQAAVGLLTGVADGLKAVLDLPLPLGPVNSLYSWLHQQSGVPDRDDLTLGGLISLIGAFLTTTAYKLVHGVKSSPFPGGRFPTLPAPMWSGRDANPEARAALFADPGFVKNMKLVKGVCGVMGMAGAFTNAAADVIPVLPASRAPGFGPAAFVGGSNAFLVASAGMMAACPPVSGKDWDNDHATGAFAFAAANALLSWTVVYLYLFDRVKVPALKNLGDVTLGPVIAVTLASGQLGFTASGGLPNDYAKAQAGLAAVPGLIQAVRFGAKDTASYGPARAWAVGGIDLLVGLTAGAMTAAAAFSDGPSIPSQQLPDGKVGQRYQARVARDGEAAYNTPWTWTVSGSLPPGLSMDPATGVVSGVPRMEGSTVFDLTCVDSYAPRQTAARTGFRITVRP
- a CDS encoding DHCW motif cupin fold protein, whose translation is MKISNIPFCTTDWSTLQPTEHPGASGKALWRTLQAGDIRVRLVEYTPGYVADHWCSRGHILLVLEGTLLTELKDGRRFELGPMMSYQVSDDDGAHRSSTETGARLFIVD
- a CDS encoding GFA family protein; the protein is MILATCHCGRVSLEVQSEPTDVTECNCSICRRYGVLWAYYSPRQVRVVAEGSAQDTYQWGEQRVAFHRCAHCGCVSHWASLDPERDRMGVNARLMPLELLSKVRVRHRDGADTRQYLD
- a CDS encoding winged helix-turn-helix transcriptional regulator — protein: MALKVRKNRATPPADIVRPRRSKGVKTGEECPLNRSMELLSGAWAPHVIYYLSAQPRRFGELRLDIADVSARVLSQRLRELEARGVVARTTVPTTPASAEYALTELGRELLPIIQAIADVGRRLQNRPVQHRSRVGPRSAVNPRALGAQPPPMLEAR
- a CDS encoding NAD(P)H-binding protein; this encodes MMVVMGATGNVGRELVRLLAEAGEEVVAVARKAPAEPLPRRVRHVQGDLSTPASLAPHLRGAAGVFLLVPGGGEGVDPQALRTHLEAARVPRLVLLSSLAAATRPSAPSHAHLRAIEGVFRDSAVRWTFLRPGGFASNALAWAASVRAERSVAAPFADVALPVVDPADIAAVADRVLREDGHAGKVYALTGPTAISPRQQAAAVAEALGTPLRFVEWSRDEARAMMLRFMPEPVAEGTLDILGTPTEEEQRISPDVARVLGRPASPFSAWVERNVAAFR